TGTAATGGTAAATGGAGTATTAGCAATAGATAACTATGAAGCAACTAAAAAACTTTCTGGAAAAGTTTTAAGAATTAAAAAATAGAAACTTAAAATAAGATTATGAAAGACTGTATGTAGAAATACATATGGTCTTTTATAATTTTATTTGACATATGAAAAAAATTTGAATATATTATATTATCTATAAAGTTAAAAAGGAGAGTAAAAAATTGATACCCTTAAAAAAAATTCAAAGATATGTAAAACAATATGCAGAAGTAATAGCAAATATTTTACAGTGTGAAGTTGAAATAATGGATGAAAATTTAATAAGAATAGCAGGAACAGGATATTTTGAAAAAAAAGTTGGGAAAAAATGTGAAGGGTCAGTATATCCTCATGTTTTTCTAACTGAGGAGAGTCATATTATTACTAATCCTAAAGAAAATGAACTCTGTATGAAATGTACTCACAGAGAAAGTTGTACAGAGGAATTAGAGATATCTTCTCCTATTTTTTATAAAGGAAAAGTTGTTGGAGTTATTGGTTTAGTTTGTTTTAATGTTAAAGATAGAGATAGAATTTTAGAAAATATTCAATTTTATTTGAAATTTACAGAACAAATAAGTGATTTTATTTCTGGGAAGTTATTTGAATTGGAAGGGGAGTTAGAGAAAAAAGAGAGGGTAGATATTTTAAAAAAAATAGTAAATACATATGATAAAGGTGTAATAATATTAGATGATAAAGGAAATATAGTTGATATAAATGATGGAGCTAAAGAAAGACTGAGATTAAATAATGAAGGATTAATAGGTTATCCTAAAATTAATATTATTCCTAAAAAAAATATGGTTAATGATCAAATTCTATATTCTTTGGAAATAGAAGAAAATAAATATACTTTTCAAGGGACAATCACCTCTTTTGAATCTCTATCAAATAAGGAATATAAGATATTTATTTTTGAGTATGATGATAGAGAAACAAGTAGATTAAAAGAAAATATTGAAAAATTAGAAGATGCAATAATAATAACTAACATAATAGGAAATAATGAAGAGATTAAAGAGATAAAGGAAACTATAAAAAAAATAGCTGATAGTCCTTCAACAGTACTTATAATAGGAGAAAGTGGAACAGGAAAAGAATTAGTAGCAAGAGCTATCCATAGTTGTGGAGATAGAGCAAATTATCCTTTTGTTGCTATTAACTGTGGTGCTATACCAGAAAATTTATTAGAAAGTGAATTATTTGGTTATGTAAGAGGAGCATTCAGTGGTGCAACCAATGAGGGAAGAGCAGGAAAGTTTGAATTAGCAAATAATGGGATTATATTTTTAGATGAGATAGGGGAGATGCCTCTTTCTTTACAAGTAAAGCTTTTGAGAGTATTACAAGAGAGAAAGATAGAGAGATTAGGTTCTAATAAGACAATTGATTTAAATATTAGAGTGATTGCAGCAACAAATGCTGATTTAGAAATTTTAATAGAAGAGAAAAAATTTAGGAGAGATTTATATTATAGATTGAATGTTTTACAATTAGAACTTCCACCATTAAGAGAAAGAAAGGAAGATATTCCTTTGTTATTAAATAATTTGATAAATAAATATAGTATAAAATTTAATAAAAATCCATTAAAATTAAAACCGGATTTGCTAAGTTTATTTAAAAATTATAGTTGGCCTGGAAATGTAAGAGAGTTAGAAAATATAGTAGAGTATCTAGTTAATATGCAAGATGATATGGGAAATATCGGCGAAGATATAGTAAAAAAAATAGAGAGAAAATTTAGTAAAAAAACTAAGGATAAAAATAATATATTAAAAGGAAAAAATATTTCAACATTAGAAGATTTAGAGAAAGAGATGATAAAACAAACTTTGGAAAAACATGGAACTTCTAAAGAGGGAAAAGATATGTGTGCTAAAGAGCTTGGAATAGGAATAGCTACATTATATAGAAAGATAGAAAAATATAATTTGTAAGGAGTTATTGAAGGAAAAAAGAGTCTTAGATAACTCTTTTTTCTTGTCCAGAAAAACAAATAGGTAGAAAAATTTGTGTAAATATGGTACAATTTACAAAGTATAGAGAGGTGAAAATATGGAAAAACAAATACCCAATCATATAGCAATAATAATGGATGGAAATGGAAGGTGGGCAAAAAGAAGAGGACTTCCAAGAACTTTTGGACATAAAGAGGGAGCAGCAGCACTTAGAAAAATTATAACTCATGCTGCTAAAATAGGAGTGAAATATCTTACTGTATATGCTTTCTCAACTGAAAACTGGAAGAGAAGTCAAGAAGAAGTAAGTGCTTTGATGTTTCTTTTCAAAAGTTATATAAAAAATGAAGAAAAAAATATAATGGAAAATAATATTAGATTCATGGTTTCTGGGAGAAAGGATAATGTTAGTAGCTCTCTTTTAGAAGCAATAGGTAATTTACAGGAAAAAAGTAAGAATAATACAGGTTTAACATTTAATATTGCTTTTAATTATGGAGGAAGAGCTGAAATAGTAGATGCTATAAATAAAATTTTAAAATCTGGGAAAGAGAGTATTAACGAGGATGAATTTTCAAAGTACTTATATAATGATATTCCAGATCCTGAGCTTTTAATAAGAACTAGTGGAGAGTTAAGAATTTCTAATTTTTTATTATGGCAAATAGCTTATTCAGAGATTTATATTACAGATACATTGTGGCCTGATTTTAATGAGGAGGAATTAGATAAAGCTATTGAAGTTTTTAATAAAAGAGATAGACGCTTTGGAGGAGTAAAATAATGTTGAGTAGAATAATTGTGGCTCTAATTGGAATTCCTATTTTGATAGGAGTTTTATACTATGGTGGATTACCGCTATTAGTATTTACAAATATAATTGTAGGAATTGGAGCTTATGAGTTTTATCAGATGGCAGAGATAGGTGGGAAAAAACCACACAAATTATTGGGAATAATATTGGCACTAATAATTCCTAATGTAATATTTTTTAAAGAATTAAATATGATATCTTTCGGAATAGAGGGAATCATAGCTCTATGCACCATTATAGCTATAAGCTTTAGAGTTATTCAAAATAGGGTAGAAGATTCAAGTGTAGATTTAGGAGAAACTGTATTAGGAGCTTTATATCCAAGTGTCTTATTTTCACATATCTTATTGATAAGTTTATTACCTAATGGAGGTAAGTGGCTTTTAACTGCTCAGATAATGGTTTGGGTATGTGATAGTTTTGCATATTTTGTAGGTATGGGAATAGGAAGAAAATTTTTTAATAGAGGATTTAATAGTATCAGTCCTAAGAAATCTATAGAGGGTTCAATAGGAGGAACACTATTTACAATTTTATCTCTATTTTTATTAGATAAATATTTTATGTTAGTCCAAGGTGGTATGGATATTCTAAATGTAGCAATCTTTGGAGTCTTTATCAGTGCTGTAGCACAGATAGGAGACTTAGGAGAATCTATGTTTAAGAGAGAGTTTAAAGTTAAAGATTCAGGGACATTATTGAAGGGGCATGGAGGGATATTAGATAGATTTGATAGTATGCTTTTTGTAGCTCCAGTAATGTATTATCTTTTGAAATTTATAATTTTATAGGTTAGGGGTGAGGTAACTCGCCCTATTTTTTCTAGGAGGATATTATGAAAAAAATAATTATATTAGGTTCTACTGGAAGTATAGGAACAAATGCTTTAGAAGTAGTAAGAAAGTCAAATGAAAAATTTCAAGTAGTAGGTTTAAGTGGACATAGAAATCATAAACTTTTACTTGAACAAATAAGAGAATTTCAACCTAAATATGTTTCAGTAGGAACAGAAGAGGGATATGAGATAATAAAAAGAGAGTTTCCTAATATAGAATTATATTGTAAAGATGAAGGGTTAAAAGAGTTAGCATTAAAAGATGACTATGATATACTTTTAACAGCAGTTAGTGGAGCTATTGGGATAGAGGCTACAGTAGAAGGAATAAAAAAAGGAAAGAGAATAGCTTTAGCTAATAAGGAAACAATGGTGGCAGCAGGACCATATATTAATAAGTTATTAAAGGAAAATCTAAAGGCAGAGATAGTACCAGTAGATAGTGAGCATTCAGCAATATTTCAATCTCTTTTAGGTGGAAGAAGAGAAGAAGTAAGAAAAATTATAATCACAGCAAGTGGAGGAACTTTTAGAGGTAAAAAAAGAGAGGAGTTAAAGGATGTAACTGTTGAACAAGCTCTAAAACATCCAAATTGGGCTATGGGTAAAAAGATAACAATAGACTCTTCAACACTTGTAAATAAAGGATTAGAAGTTATAGAGGCTCATGAGCTTTTTGGAGTAAGCTATGAAGATATAGAGGTATTAGTTCATCCACAAAGTATAATTCACTCTATGGTAGAATTTAAAGATAGAGCTGTAATAGCACAATTAGGAGCTCCAGATATGAAGTTACCTATACAGTATGCATTTACATATCCAGAGAGAGAGGCAAGTTCTGCTCTAGAGCCATTAGATTTTACAAAAGTCTCAACTTTAACATTTGAAAAGCCAGATCATCAAACATTTAAAGGAATAGAGTTAGCTTTTAAGGCTGGGAAAATTGGAAAAACAATGCCAGCAGTTTTAAATGCAGCTAATGAAGTAGCAGTGGAGCTATTTTTGAAAGGAAAAATAAAATTTTTAACTATTTATGAGATAATTGAAAAGGCTATGGAGAGACATATTCCATTAGAAATTGATGGAGTAGAGATAATAAAAAAAGTAGACTCAGAAACGAGAGAATGGGTATATTTAAACTATGAGGTGTAATATGGGAAAATTAATAGTAATAGAGGGAACAGACTCAAGTGGTAAGGAAACACAAACTAAAAAGCTTTATGAAAGATTAGCAAATGAGGTAGAGAAAGTAAGAAAAATATCTTTTCCTAATTATGAAAGTCCAGCTTGTGAGCCAGTAAAAATGTATTTAGCTGGAGCTTTTGGGGATAATGCTCTAAATGTAAATCCATATCCAGTATCTACAATGTTTGCAATAGATAGATATGCTTCATATAAGATGGATTGGGAAAGTTTTTACAATGCTGGAGGTATAATTGTAACAGACAGATATACTACTTCCAATATGGTACATCAGGCATCAAAAATAGAAAATATAGATGAAAAATCTAAGTATCTAGGTTGGTTAGAGGACTTAGAGTATAATAAGATGGGGATTCCTAAACCAGATTTAGTAATATTTTTAAATATGCCAACAGAGATGGCTGTAAAATTGATGGAAGCAAGGAAAAATAAGATAACTGGAGAGGAGAAAAAAGATATACATGAAAAAGATACCTCTTATTTAAAGAAATCTTATGATAATGCTTGTGACATAGCTAAAAAATATAATTGGCAAGAGATAAAATGTGTAGAGAATAAGAGATTAAAAACGATAGAGGAAATAGGAGAAGAGATTTATACATTAGTTAAAGAGATTTTATAAATGGAGGTAGAATGAATATACTAATAGCAATTTTAGTATTAGGAGTTATAATATTTATTCATGAACTAGGACATTTTTTGACAGCTAAGTTTTTTAAGATGCCTGTAAGTGAATTTTCTATAGGGATGGGACCACAGGTATACTCCTATGATACAATGAAAACAACATACTCATTTAGAGCTATTCCTATAGGTGGTTTTGTAAATATAGAGGGAATGGAAGTAGATAGTAAAGTAGAAGATGGCTTTAATTCAAAACCAGCTTATGCAAGATTTATAGTGTTAATAGCTGGAGTATTTATGAATTTTTTATTAGCTTTTATAATAATGTTTATTTCAATATATTCAAATGGGAAATATGTTCCAAGTGAAAAAGCTATTATAGGTAATGTTTTTAAAGAGGCAAAAGCAGTTGAATATATTCAACCTAAAGATAGAATACTTGAAATAGAAGGTTACAAGATTAATAATTGGAGTGATATAGGAAATAATTTAAAAAAGCTTGGAAAAAAAGAAAAAGTTTCAATGAAAGTTGAAAGAGCTGGAGAGATAAAAGAGTTAGTAGTTCCATTGACATATGACCCTAATAGTAAAAGAGAGATGTTAGGAGTATTACCAGAGTATAGTATTAAAAAATTTACTATGTTAGAGGCTTCTAAATTAAGTTTAAAAAGTGGCGTAAAAATAATAACTGATACATTATCAGGGTTAAAAATGATAGTAACAGGAAAAGTAAAAAGTGAAGAGATAAGCGGACCTATTGGGATAATCAAAGTAGTAGGAGAAGCTTCTAAAGAAGGAGCAAGTATTGTATTTTGGTTGATGGCATTACTTTCAGTGAATATTGGAGTTTTAAATTTACTTCCTTTGCCTGCTTTAGATGGGGGAAGAATAATTTTTGTACTATTAGAAATGATAGGAATAAGAGTAAATAAAAAAATAGAGGAAAGAGTACACATGGTAGGTATGCTAATTCTATTTGGTTTTATTATTTTTATTACTACAAATGATATTTTTAATCTTACAAAATAATTAGTATTGTAAAAATGCTCTAAAAATGGGCAAATGTGCAAAATAAAAAAAATAGTCTTGAAAAAATACAAAATATCTATTATAATACATGTATAAGATAAAAGCAAAAAATACGATTATTTATAAAAATAAAATTGGAGGTAATATATGAAAAATGCTATTTTAGCAATTTCGGAGAGAAAAGAAACTTTGAAACAAATAAGAAAAGAATTATCAGAGCAATATGAAATAATAACTTTTAATAATTTATTAGATGCTCTTGATATGTTAAGAGAGAGTGACTTTGATATTATTCTTTTAGATGAGTATTTAACTTGGTTTAACTTTGCTGAAGCAAAAAGAAAATTAAGTGGATTAGGAAAAGATTTTGTAATAGTAGGATTACTAGAAGATGAAACAGAAACAGCTATACAAGAATTAAAAAATGCAGATATATATAACTATTTAATGAAACCAGTAGAATTAAAAGAGATGAACAGAATAATTCTACCAGCATTAAAAAATCTAGAAATGTTAAAAGAGAAGAGAAAATTAGAAGAGAAGCTAGCTAGTCTTGAAGAAGAGAGTGAAATAGTAGGACAGTCATCAAGAATAAAAGATGTTAAAAACTTAGTAGAAAAAGTTGCTGAAAGTGATCTAGCTGTACTAATTACTGGAGAAAATGGATTAGGAAAAGAGATAATAGCAAGAGAAATATATAAGAAAAGCGATAGAAGAAAGAATAACTATATAGTTGTAAGCTGTGCTTCAATTCCAGAAGAAATGATGGAGAGAGAGTTATTTGGATATGAGAGAGGAGCTTTTACAGGAGCTAACTCTAGTAAAAAAGGACTTTTAGAAGAAGCAGATGGAGGAACTATATTCTTAGATGATATCTCTGCTATGGATATAAAATGTCAAGCTAAATTATTAAAAGTAATAGAGTATGGAGAGTTAAAAAGAGTTGGTGAAAATAAAACTAGAAGAGTAGATGTAAGATTTATAGCTTCTAGTAACAAAGATTTAAAAGATGAGACAGAAAAGGGAAGATTTAGAAAAGACTTATATCATAGATTAACAGCTTTCCCAATTGAAGTTCCACCTCTAAGAGAGAGAAAAGAGGATATCCCATTACTAGCAAACTATTTCTTAAACAAAATAGTAAGAGAATTACATAGAGATACTCCAGTAATTTCAGGAGAAGCTATGAAATACTTAATGGAATATTCATATCCAGGAAATATCAGAGAGTTAAAAAATATGATAGAGAGAATGGTTATCCTTTCAACTGATAAAGTAATAGATGTAGAAGATTTACCATTAGAAATCAAAATGAAATCTGATACTGTA
The DNA window shown above is from Fusobacterium mortiferum ATCC 9817 and carries:
- a CDS encoding dTMP kinase is translated as MGKLIVIEGTDSSGKETQTKKLYERLANEVEKVRKISFPNYESPACEPVKMYLAGAFGDNALNVNPYPVSTMFAIDRYASYKMDWESFYNAGGIIVTDRYTTSNMVHQASKIENIDEKSKYLGWLEDLEYNKMGIPKPDLVIFLNMPTEMAVKLMEARKNKITGEEKKDIHEKDTSYLKKSYDNACDIAKKYNWQEIKCVENKRLKTIEEIGEEIYTLVKEIL
- a CDS encoding isoprenyl transferase translates to MEKQIPNHIAIIMDGNGRWAKRRGLPRTFGHKEGAAALRKIITHAAKIGVKYLTVYAFSTENWKRSQEEVSALMFLFKSYIKNEEKNIMENNIRFMVSGRKDNVSSSLLEAIGNLQEKSKNNTGLTFNIAFNYGGRAEIVDAINKILKSGKESINEDEFSKYLYNDIPDPELLIRTSGELRISNFLLWQIAYSEIYITDTLWPDFNEEELDKAIEVFNKRDRRFGGVK
- the dxr gene encoding 1-deoxy-D-xylulose-5-phosphate reductoisomerase; the protein is MKKIIILGSTGSIGTNALEVVRKSNEKFQVVGLSGHRNHKLLLEQIREFQPKYVSVGTEEGYEIIKREFPNIELYCKDEGLKELALKDDYDILLTAVSGAIGIEATVEGIKKGKRIALANKETMVAAGPYINKLLKENLKAEIVPVDSEHSAIFQSLLGGRREEVRKIIITASGGTFRGKKREELKDVTVEQALKHPNWAMGKKITIDSSTLVNKGLEVIEAHELFGVSYEDIEVLVHPQSIIHSMVEFKDRAVIAQLGAPDMKLPIQYAFTYPEREASSALEPLDFTKVSTLTFEKPDHQTFKGIELAFKAGKIGKTMPAVLNAANEVAVELFLKGKIKFLTIYEIIEKAMERHIPLEIDGVEIIKKVDSETREWVYLNYEV
- a CDS encoding M50 family metallopeptidase — its product is MNILIAILVLGVIIFIHELGHFLTAKFFKMPVSEFSIGMGPQVYSYDTMKTTYSFRAIPIGGFVNIEGMEVDSKVEDGFNSKPAYARFIVLIAGVFMNFLLAFIIMFISIYSNGKYVPSEKAIIGNVFKEAKAVEYIQPKDRILEIEGYKINNWSDIGNNLKKLGKKEKVSMKVERAGEIKELVVPLTYDPNSKREMLGVLPEYSIKKFTMLEASKLSLKSGVKIITDTLSGLKMIVTGKVKSEEISGPIGIIKVVGEASKEGASIVFWLMALLSVNIGVLNLLPLPALDGGRIIFVLLEMIGIRVNKKIEERVHMVGMLILFGFIIFITTNDIFNLTK
- a CDS encoding sigma-54-dependent transcriptional regulator, which codes for MKNAILAISERKETLKQIRKELSEQYEIITFNNLLDALDMLRESDFDIILLDEYLTWFNFAEAKRKLSGLGKDFVIVGLLEDETETAIQELKNADIYNYLMKPVELKEMNRIILPALKNLEMLKEKRKLEEKLASLEEESEIVGQSSRIKDVKNLVEKVAESDLAVLITGENGLGKEIIAREIYKKSDRRKNNYIVVSCASIPEEMMERELFGYERGAFTGANSSKKGLLEEADGGTIFLDDISAMDIKCQAKLLKVIEYGELKRVGENKTRRVDVRFIASSNKDLKDETEKGRFRKDLYHRLTAFPIEVPPLRERKEDIPLLANYFLNKIVRELHRDTPVISGEAMKYLMEYSYPGNIRELKNMIERMVILSTDKVIDVEDLPLEIKMKSDTVENKTVVGVGPLKDILEQEIYSLADVEKVVIAIALQKTRWNKQETSKLLGIGRTTLYEKIRKYGLDFK
- a CDS encoding sigma-54 interaction domain-containing protein translates to MIPLKKIQRYVKQYAEVIANILQCEVEIMDENLIRIAGTGYFEKKVGKKCEGSVYPHVFLTEESHIITNPKENELCMKCTHRESCTEELEISSPIFYKGKVVGVIGLVCFNVKDRDRILENIQFYLKFTEQISDFISGKLFELEGELEKKERVDILKKIVNTYDKGVIILDDKGNIVDINDGAKERLRLNNEGLIGYPKINIIPKKNMVNDQILYSLEIEENKYTFQGTITSFESLSNKEYKIFIFEYDDRETSRLKENIEKLEDAIIITNIIGNNEEIKEIKETIKKIADSPSTVLIIGESGTGKELVARAIHSCGDRANYPFVAINCGAIPENLLESELFGYVRGAFSGATNEGRAGKFELANNGIIFLDEIGEMPLSLQVKLLRVLQERKIERLGSNKTIDLNIRVIAATNADLEILIEEKKFRRDLYYRLNVLQLELPPLRERKEDIPLLLNNLINKYSIKFNKNPLKLKPDLLSLFKNYSWPGNVRELENIVEYLVNMQDDMGNIGEDIVKKIERKFSKKTKDKNNILKGKNISTLEDLEKEMIKQTLEKHGTSKEGKDMCAKELGIGIATLYRKIEKYNL
- a CDS encoding phosphatidate cytidylyltransferase, with protein sequence MLSRIIVALIGIPILIGVLYYGGLPLLVFTNIIVGIGAYEFYQMAEIGGKKPHKLLGIILALIIPNVIFFKELNMISFGIEGIIALCTIIAISFRVIQNRVEDSSVDLGETVLGALYPSVLFSHILLISLLPNGGKWLLTAQIMVWVCDSFAYFVGMGIGRKFFNRGFNSISPKKSIEGSIGGTLFTILSLFLLDKYFMLVQGGMDILNVAIFGVFISAVAQIGDLGESMFKREFKVKDSGTLLKGHGGILDRFDSMLFVAPVMYYLLKFIIL